A part of Synchiropus splendidus isolate RoL2022-P1 chromosome 19, RoL_Sspl_1.0, whole genome shotgun sequence genomic DNA contains:
- the moto gene encoding uncharacterized protein moto, whose protein sequence is MNIHSRNFGTVELPSVHVPSVSRCDQEVEKTYKLWSDTPGEPQDFTKHVQELLRKIPGNPNREGLTNQQSSVPNKLEEKGLWDSHQENWDTLAWGPSPEIQAEKILEDLESNEIQNNSSSFLNCEEFPNVAVMEKDFEDQFPQQLCGPNTCRQWLCGDNFSEYVLQPKSANVSLSNPRSHTDKNSHAELNVSVCQNGLSQMERYICSQMQKQNIGVEMSTSIRGLPQMTPPTVKQMEKAEKRQSPQIDHHSDLLWSNLMMSANAYHYMSHMTYESWRYPMLHTQSKISSSSYTQNHRSTWPHCVQVEFTNGILHNYPGEISSRDDQSEDDQCTYADQLSHYLHECGVQRRSLEEERQKVEAILDKTFGKPLKRATDTQYPPNPLNDSEIGQLMASHLREQAQVAGLVERMHSMCSHPQYRKIHATLNHHQTTICITQARIRDALGNKQANLHQVTYTDDKVTLLLMISMKDLERTTRKLRTALWCALQMTLAELSEVLDDHDSREKADTESMSEGYFFNV, encoded by the exons ATGAACATTCACAGCAGAAACTTTGGAACTGTGGAGTTACCTTCAGTTCATGTGCCAAGTGTCTCAAGATGCGATCAAGAGGTGGAAAAAACCTACAAACTTTGGTCTGATACTCCTGGTGAACCTCAAGATTTTACAAAACATGTTCAAGAACTCCTCAG aaaaaTACCTGGCAATCCAAATAGAGAAGGGCTTACTAACCAACAAAGTTCGGTGCCAAATAAATTGGAGGAAAAGGGGTTGTGGGACAGCCACCAAGAGAATTG GGATACTCTTGCCTGGGGTCCTTCTCCAGAAATCCAGGCTGAGAAAATCCTGGAGGACTTGGAATCAAATGAAATTCAGAACAACTCAAGCAGTTTCCTAAACTGTGAAGAGTTTCCCAATGTGGCAGTGATGGAAAAAGATTTTGAAGATCAGTTTCCCCAGCAACTCTGCGGGCCGAATACCTGTCGACAGTGGCTCTGTGGTGACAATTTCAGTGAATATGTTTTGCAACCTAAATCAGCCAATGTTTCCCTGAGCAACCCAAGATCCCACACAGACAAAAACTCACACGCAGAGCTAAATGTGAGCGTGTGTCAGAATGGTTTAAGTCAAATGGAGAGATACATTTGCTCACAGatgcagaaacaaaacattggCGTGGAGATGTCTACTTCCATCAGAGGATTGCCGCAGATGACTCCCCCAACTGTTAAGCAAATGGAAAAAGCAGAGAAACGACAATCTCCCCAGATCGACCATCATTCAGACCTGCTTTGGAGCAACCTGATGATGTCAGCGAATGCATATCACTACATGTCACATATGACATACGAGTCCTGGAGGTACCCCATGCTGCACACCCAGTCCAAAATCTCCAGCTCAAgctacacacagaatcacagaagCACTTGGCCACATTGCGTGCAAGTGGAGTTCACCAATGGCATTCTTCATAACTACCCGGGAGAAATCAGCAGCAGAGACGATCAATCTGAAGATGACCAGTGCACATATGCTGACCAACTTTCCCATTACCTGCACGAATGTGGAGTGCAGCGCAGGAGTTTGGAGGAGGAAAGACAGAAG GTCGAAGCCATCCTTGACAAAACATTTGGAAAGCCATTAAAAAGGGCGACGGATACTCAGTATCCTCCAAATCCTCTGAACGACTCAGAAATCGGTCAACTCATGGCCAGTCATCTGAGGGAACAAGCACAG GTGGCCGGACTAGTGGAGAGAATGCACTCCATGTGCAGTCATCCCCAGTACAGAAAGATCCACGCCACTCTGAACCATCACCAGACAACCATCTGTATCACACAGGCCAGAATCAGGGATGCTCTTGGAAACAAGCAAGCAAATCTGCACCAGGTCACCTATACAGATGACAAAG TCACCCTGTTGCTGATGATCTCCATGAAAGACCTTGAGCGCACAACCAGGAAGCTTCGCACCGCCTTGTGGTGCGCTCTACAAATGACCCTGGCAGAGCTCTCGGAAGTTTTGGATGATCATGATAGCAGGGAGAAGGCAGACACGGAGAGCATGTCTGAGGGGTACTTTTTCAATGTTTGA
- the ccdc43 gene encoding coiled-coil domain-containing protein 43 translates to MAAPATDAGEFESWLNNRLDTLEVDREVYGAYILGVLQEEESDDEKKDALQGILAAFVDEDTVEDVCTQIIQRWTEWCSRSAAKNDIKDVEVQAIASMIEKQAQIVVKQKEVSEESKKRKEALLAQYANVTDEEDEAEEDEAASGNNMPGPERSLFKNTNVEEVLHRQKQKREQAREDSQKKKEMDKMQREKDKLAKQDRKEKEKKRTQKGERRR, encoded by the exons ATGGCCGCGCCGGCTACGGACGCCGGGGAGTTTGAAAGCTGGCTAAATAATCGACTGGACACTCTAGAAGTGGACCGGGAGGTGTATGGAGCGTATATTCTTGGAGTGCTGCAGGAAGAAGAGAGCGACGATGAGAAGAAGGACGCGCTTCAGGGGATTCTGGCTGCGTTTGTG GACGAAGACACAGTAGAGGATGTTTGCACACAGATCATCCAGCGGTGGACAGAGTGGTGCAGTCGCTCAGCAGCTAAAAATGACATCAAAGATG TGGAGGTGCAGGCCATTGCCAGCATGATTGAAAAACAGGCTCAAATCGTGGTGAAACAGAAAGAAGTTTCCGAGGAGTCCAAGAAAAGGAAAGAGGCCCTGCTGGCTCAGTACGCCAATGTCACAGATGAAGAGGA tgaagcagaagaagatgaagcagcCAGTGGGAATAACATGCCTGGACCTGAAAGAT CGCTTTTCAAGAACACCAATGTTGAAGAAGTTTTGCACCGCCAAAAACAAAAGCGGGAGCAAGCGAGAGAAGACTctcagaaaaagaaagaaatggacAAAATGCagcgagaaaaggacaaacttGCCAAACAAGATCgaaaagagaaggaaaagaagcGCACACAGAAAGGAGAGCGCCGAAGATAA
- the fzd2 gene encoding frizzled-2, with the protein MFFARSCSFILLLPILISAQYQGDSGIVIPEHGFCQPISIPLCTDIAYNQTIMPNLVGHYNQEDAGLEVHQFYPLVKVQCSSELKFFLCSMYAPVCTVLEKAIPPCRSICERAKQGCEALMNKFGFQWPDRLRCENFPVLGDGQICVGQNESSPATVPPIIPVPGIQDPSVNEPFRCPSVLRVPPYLNYRFLEQIDCAAPCEPTRSGGHMFFTEKEIYFSRIWILIWSVLCCASTLFTVTTYLVDMQRFRYPERPIIFLSGCYTMVSIAYISGFFLGDKVVCNDSFQNDTYKTIVQGTKKEGCTILFMMLYFFSMASSIWWVILSLTWFLAAGMKWGHEAIEANSQYFHLAAWAVPAVKTISILAMGQIEGDVLSGVCFVTASNLDPLRGFVLAPLFIYLFIGTSFLLAGFVSLFRIRTIMKHDGTKTEKLERLMVRIGVFSVLYTVPATIVIACFFYEQAFRPHWERSWVSQNCKSLAIPCPSHSGPRMTPDFTVYMIKYLMTLIVGITSGFWIWSGKTLHSWHKFYTRLTNGKHGETTV; encoded by the coding sequence ATGTTTTTTGCCAGGAGCTGCTCATTTATTCTCCTGCTGCCGATTTTGATATCGGCTCAGTATCAAGGGGACAGCGGAATAGTGATTCCAGAACATGGATTTTGTCAACCCATTTCTATTCCTCTGTGCACAGACATTGCTTACAACCAAACTATCATGCCAAACTTGGTGGGCCACTACAACCAGGAGGACGCCGGACTTGAGGTGCATCAGTTCTACCCACTGGTGAAAGTGCAGTGTTCTTCAGAGTTGAAGTTCTTCCTGTGCTCCATGTATGCGCCAGTGTGCACGGTCCTGGAGAAGGCCATCCCTCCCTGCAGGTCTATCTGTGAGCGAGCTAAACAGGGATGTGAAGCCCTCATGAACAAGTTTGGTTTTCAGTGGCCCGACCGACTGCGCTGCGAGAATTTCCCCGTACTTGGAGATGGACAGATCTGCGTGGGACAAAATGAATCATCGCCTGCCACTGTTCCTCCCATCATTCCTGTTCCAGGAATCCAGGATCCGTCCGTGAATGAACCATTTCGGTGCCCATCTGTTCTTCGAGTCCCTCCGTATTTGAACTACAGATTTTTGGAGCAGATTGACTGTGCTGCTCCGTGTGAGCCAACCAGGAGTGGAGGACACATGTTTTTCACCGAAAAGGAGATTTATTTTTCCCGAATATGGATTCTGATCTGGTCTGTACTTTGCTGTGCCTCGACTTTATTCACAGTTACCACTTATTTAGTTGACATGCAGCGGTTCAGGTACCCTGAGCGGCCCATCATCTTTCTCTCTGGCTGCTACACCATGGTCTCCATTGCTTATATCTCAGGCTTCTTCTTGGGGGACAAGGTGGTGTGCAACGACAGCTTTCAAAACGACACCTACAAGACCATCGTCCAGGGCACTAAAAAGGAAGGCTGCACCATCCTCTTCATGATGCTATACTTCTTCAGCATGGCCAGCTCCATCTGGTGGGTCATCCTGTCACTGACTTGGTTCTTGGCTGCAGGTATGAAGTGGGGCCATGAGGCTATCGAGGCTAACTCTCAGTACTTCCACCTGGCGGCGTGGGCGGTACCTGCTGTGAAGACTATCAGTATTCTGGCTATGGGGCAAATCGAGGGTGACGTCCTAAGCGGGGTCTGTTTCGTAACAGCAAGCAACTTGGACCCTCTTCGGGGCTTCGTTCTGGCACCCCTCTTCATCTACCTCTTCATCGGTACTTCATTCTTGCTGGCTgggtttgtttctctgtttcgAATCCGCACCATCATGAAGCACGACGGCACCAAGACAGAGAAGCTGGAGCGGCTGATGGTGCGGATCGGTGTGTTCAGCGTGCTCTACACCGTCCCTGCCACCATCGTCATCGCCTGCTTCTTCTACGAGCAGGCTTTCCGGCCGCACTGGGAGCGCAGTTGGGTCAGCCAAAACTGCAAGAGTCTCGCCATACCCTGCCCTAGCCACTCTGGGCCCCGCATGACCCCAGACTTCACTGTCTATATGATCAAGTATCTGATGACCCTCATCGTGGGCATCACTTCTGGATTCTGGATCTGGTCTGGGAAGACTTTACACTCCTGGCACAAGTTCTACACAAGGCTGACTAACGGTAAACACGGAGAGACCACTGTGTAG